AAATCTACGCCAAGCTGGAAGAGATAGAGGCAGACAAGGCGCCAGCCAGGTAAGACGAGCCCCCTTTCTGAGCCAGACATGGGGAGCTGCCCCTTGACTATCTGCAGCCAGCTTGGGGTATTAGGAGATGGGTATTTAGACTGGTGGACATGGACTCTTTGTCGGTGGAATGTCTCTACCTGGTCATGGAATCTAACAAATGAGCTGGAGGTTCTTGTGGCCACTGCTCCTGCCTCATTCTCTACAGCTGGGAGAGATTGGGActggagcagctgggagccccccagAGGTTTTGGGGAAAGTCAGGCTTTCTTACCCTCTAATGACTAGACTAATGGTGCTCCACTTGGCCTCTGGGACCTCCCAGAAGGTGACCATCTGAGAGATGTTTCCATGTCTGTAGGTGATGGAAACTGAATGTTATGCTGGCCttagaggcagggctgggcttcTTTGGCTCTGGGCCAGTGGCCTGGAGTCAGTGTCTGATTTCAAACCCCAGAACGTCATGTCAAAACCATCCTGTGCCCTGTTGGGAAGCTGGGATTCCCGGCGTGGCTGCTATTGGGCGGGAGATGGGTTTCTGCTGGGTCCAAAATCTTGCAGCATCCTTTCGATACCGCAACAGTCTCCATTGGAGCACTTGTCTTGGATTCTGAGCCCTGTGCTGCAGGCAGTTACACATAGCTGTCGAGTGGATTTCAGAGGCctgtctctcctcttccccacagGGCATCTGTCATTCTTGCTGGGCTGGGCTTCAGTGCAAAGATGCAGCAACAGACAACCAAGTAAGTCTCCGTGCATCAAGGTGTCAGTGCTTGGGTAGATTCCTCCCTGCCCTAGGCCTGGAGGGGCCTGAGCTGCCCTACCCCAGTGCTTCTCTTGCCAGGCTAGAGGCATCAGATGGAATGCTGGGCACTGCCAGACACTCCGTGGGTCACTGGCGTCCCCCTTGCTGTTGCCATGGGGGTGGCCTGGAGTGGATGAAACAGCAGCTGATATGCTCTTTGGAAGGGCTTGGCTGTTTCCCTCCTGAATCAGGCTGCTACAGATGTGGCAGGGCAGAGAGCAACTCAGCAACATGTGATGCTGCTCTCAAGTTCAGCAGCAGGCATACCATGATGAATTTTTGCTGCCCCTTGTAACTTCTGAGTCAGGGCCTGCTGCATCTCGCCCCTGCTGCACTGACAAGCTCTCTCTGGGGTGACAGCAGAGTTTAAAGGGCACCTCCTTCCCCAGATGGTGATGAGCCCTGGCATCTCTGCTGTGTGGAGTCATGGGGTGAGAGAACAGGGTGACTCGTGGGGGAGGATTTCTTGTGGATGAGCTAAGTCAGGGTGGTTCTGTACTGAGCTCTGATGCCTCCtgtatgtgtgttttttctcTGCCCAGAGAGTTCTCCGGGGGCTGGAGAATGAGGTTGGCCTTAGCCAGGGCCCTTTTTGCCAGGTAGGTCTCAGCATGGTCCATATTTGATCTTATTCCACTCCATCTCTGTTAAAGTAGGGTAGACTCTGTGATGGCAGAGCCCAGGAGTTACCTTGGGGTTAGCTCACACTCACTCTGCCAGCAAGGGAGCAGGGCAGTATTGGCTGCGGGGGGAgcccccagcctctccaggcAGGGTAACAAATAATTGAATTAAAACAATCTTACGGTAGATCTACTCATATTTAAACATATACCAGTATTAactgttctctctcccctccccctacaCTCTCTCTCAGACCGGATCTTCTTCTGCTTGATGGTAAGCGAATGCCATGAATCCCTTCTCATCTCTGAGCTGTGGCCTTGTGGGATGGCTCTGAATGCCcttgctgggaatgggagacctGGTATGGCTTTTTGGCTGCATATCCTGAGTGAATGCGCAGCTGTTCACCTGGTGCTGCCAGGGCTGTGGAGCTGCATGTGGCGCAGTGAGACCCCTGTGTACTGGCTCACCAGAGGAGTCCAGACATCTAAGGAAGTCAAATAGCTTATCCTGTCCCCTCTTCCTCCTTGGCCATTGACCTTGGCTGGCCTGGATGTTGGCTTGTTCAAGGGCTCTGAAGGCGTTAGTATTTGTGTTTATTACCAAAGAAGACTTGAAACCTGCCAACCATTCAAGTTGGGAGCCACCAGATTTTCACCGTTTGTTGCATCCGCTTGTTGCATCTTGTCCGACTCTCATCCAGTGGATGTATGCAGTACCCAGTACATTGTCCCCATGATTCTCTGGGCACTACTGTGACGGTCCCCTTTCCAATGGTCCTAGTTCTGGAGCAAGTGGTAGCTTTGCATGTTCTTACCAGCTGGGTGTTTGCCATCCTTTGTGTGGGCTGAATCCACTGATCCCTGTCCCTTTTCTGTTCCCTTTCAGAGCCTACTAACATGTTGGATGTGAGGGCCATTCTGTGGCTGGAGAACTACCTGCAGGTAGGTGAGGTGGCAAAGGGTAGTCCGACCTGTGGAGGGCTGTTGTCTAAGATCACTCGTTCTTTGGTGATGCACCCTTGGAGTGGAGATTACTCCTTAATGGTTTGATAGGCAGTAGGCATGGGATATGGGCCCCTGTGACACAGGCCGGAGATCCCCATTGGCTGGATGAAGCTCCCCTGGGATCAATTAATACCTTGGCTCAGGCCTCCCCGCTACTATCTCCTCTAGACCTGGCAGTCAACCATCCTAGTGGTGTCCCACGACCGGAACTTCCTGAATGCTGTGGCCACTGACATCATCCACCTGCACTCGCAGCGTCTTGAACCGTACCGGGGCAACTTTGAGAACTTCATGAAGATCAAGGAGGAGCGGCTGAAGAACCAGCAGCGCGAGTATGAGGCCCAGCAGCAGTACCGGGAACATATACAGGTACAGAGATGATGACGTGGCATGGATGCGATCACATCCTGTGAGAAGAGCATTGCTGTACCATTCTGGGAGTCCCTCCAGCAGAAGGGCCAGTTTACAGAACTCATTCCCATGCAGCATGGCTCTGGCGGTTGCCAGTGGGGGGCAATGGAGGGGCTCATGTGGGCCTAACACTCTTACTCTGGGCTAATTGTAAGGGAGCATCTCTAGTCCTCCTTCATACTGACAGCCATAGACTGTTCTTGGGCTGTCCTCACCCTGGATCCTCCATGCCGCTCTGGCTTTAGAGTGGAATCTGGCCCACAGCTCAGGTCCCATTGTAGGAGGACAAGCTCTGAGGTGGGGGCCTTAGCAGCAGGCAGAGGTTAGTGGCTGGTACCACACTGGGCCAGGGGACTCTGATGATCTGTTCTCTCCTAGGTCTTCATTGATCGATTTCGCTATAATGCAAACCGGGCATCCCAAGTGCAGAGCAAACTCAAGCTGCTGGAGAAGCTGTGAGTGCTTGGTCCTGCCCCTCACTCGggcctgggaggaggggaagcagtggCATGCAGTCGGACTGCACCACTGGCacagctgtgggaggggctgagaccGTGCCATGCAGTTAAACCATGCCACTTGGCCAGGTGGTAGGGGACAGGGCTTCACACGCTTTAGGTGGTAAAGCACCTAATCCTATTTGAGTAAGTGGAAGGTGTTGAGGGCCTTTCCCAGTGGCTCCACATGAGCCTGAAACACAGTGGTGTTTCTCTAGGCTTACAGGGCTGGCTCTGGACCCGGGAATGGCCGATCTTTGGCTGACCAGACATAGGGCCTGCTCTTTTGGAGGAGGTCACCTGACCTACATGGTCAGTTCCCCAAGTGATCATCTCTTCTGCTTCCTGTCCTGTCTCTGAGGCCACCTGGGATGACTGTATGGAGCTGGATGGTTGTACAGTATACGGCTGGGCGTGTCACTGACATACtcctagccccctgccctggggcaaaAGTTCCCCACTCTACCCCGGCCCAGGGAATTGCATggcatgtggggagggggtgctgtcCTGCTACAGCAATATCCCAGCTCAGAGTGACAAGTTTCTCCTTCTCCTAGGCCGGAACTGAAACCTGTGGACAAAGAGTCTGAAGTGATTATGAAGTAAGTGACGACAGACCCCTTGGTGAGGAACTGGTAGCTCGGTTCCCTGTACTGGTGACTGGCAGCCTCAGACCACAGCTTCTTGCCTCCCAGGTCCTGTTACTGGGCATGTGCTCTGTAAAACAGCAAAGCACTATCAAGGCTGCAGAAGCTGGTGCCATTTCcctcatagaatcctagaatatcagggttggaagggacctcaggagatcatctagtccaaccccctgctcaaagcaggaccaatccccagctaaatcatcccagccagggctttgtcaagcctgaccttaaaaacctctaaggaaggagattctaccacctccctaggtaacacatcccagtgcttcaccaccctcctagtgaaatagtgtttcctaatatccaacctagacctcccccactacaacttgagaccattactccttgttctgtcatctggtgccactgagaacagtctagatccatcctctttggaaccccctttcaggaagttgaaagcagctatcaaatgccccctcattcttctcttccgcagactaaataaccccagttccctcagcctctcctcataagtcacgtgctccagccccctaatcatttttgttgccctcccctggactcttatcaacttttccacatccttcttgtagtgtggggcccagaactggacacagtactccagataaggcctcaccaatgccgaatagaggggaacgatcatgtccctcgatcggctggcaatgctcctacttatacagcccaaaatgccattggccttcttggcaacaagggcacactgttgactcatatccagcttcttgtccaccgtaaccccaggtccttttctgcagaactgctgcctagccactcggtctctagtctgtagctgtgcatgggattcttctgtcctaagtacaggactctgcacttgtccttgttgaacctcatcagatttcttttggcccagtcctccaatttgtacaagtccctctgtatcttatccctgaGCTGGCacctcccctctgccttccctgGTATCAGGCCCAATACACATAAATCCTACTGTTTTCTTGGTTTGCTTGCATCATTCTCATGGTGAGGGCACGGATCCAGGTCCGGGGAAGATGGGCTGGGTGGGCCAGATACAGTAGTAATGGATGCACATGGCAGGCAGGTGGGGTTCTGTGCTGAACTTCTTCCCTATCCCAGAAGGTGGAGGTTGGCAGGTGAAGCAGTATCctttcctgccctccccctgcctcGTATGGTGTGTGGGTATTCCTCCTCTTCAGGTGTTGTGCTTCCCCTGGCTACCTCTCCCCTTGCCTGTTGTATTGACCGCGCTGggctttcctctcctcccccacccccttacagGTTCCCTGATGGCTTTGAGAAATTCTCTCCCCCAATCCTGCAGCTGGATGAAGTGGATTTCAGCTACAACCCAAGTCACTGCATCTTCCGTGGCCTCTCTGTCTCAGCTGACCTGGAGTCCCGGATCTGTGTGGTACGTATTGGGGACTCGGTCTTCTAGCTGGGATGGGGCCGCAAGAGGATGTTTCAGGAGAGACCTGGCAGGCCCTAGAAGTAGGATGTGGGCAGTTGGGGCAGATGTCGTACAAGGGGATCACGGCTGGATTGTGGCAAGTGAACCTTTGGTGGCCAGCTGGGCTGTGGAGCTCCTTGCATTGCTGGAGTATCTGCTGTCCTGTGGCTAGCCCCCTTTGTGTGAAGGAGGGCCCTGGACAGTGGTAATGGGGGATGGTCAATTATACCTTCCATCCCTAAAATCCAGTCTAATCTTGGGCGAGGAAAGGAATCCCCATGGGCACTGGGGCCCCATTGCTGTCTCTGTGGGACCTAGTCTCTCAACTATTGCTTCTTTGCCCAGGTCGGAGAGAATGGAGCTGGCAAGTCAACCATGTTAAAGATCCTGATGGGAGACCTGGCACCAGTTCGAGGGATTAGACACGCACACAGGTACAGCTTGTGTTGCTATTGTCTGGCTTTAGCACAGAGGAAGGGATTGGGGGGATCGTGGGGTAAGGGCCAAGAGGTCTCTGGACTTGCAGAGGGGATTGTGGGAAATGGCCCCCCATTTGCAGAGTGCTGGAGGGAACATGGTTTATCGGCCACTTCCCCAAAAGCACTATGGGTGGGTCCCCAGAATGGCTGCTCCTTCTGTCCTGGGGCCATCTCCAGGGCTTGGGGAACCTGCATTAACATGTTTCCCCAGTTACCAGTGGCTAAGACCTCTCTAAAATGTCATGGAGCAGCCAGATCCCCAACCCCTAGGGAAGgcaacccctgcccccaccactaCCACATGTGCACATGCCTTCCCTTCTTGCTGCCTCTGTCTTGCTCTTGGCAGCGAGTGGGTGAGGCCAGTGGGCCAGAGGAGCTCTGGGTAGTGCTGCCTATAATGGTCTCTCTTCTCTGGCTTGGCAGGAACCTGAAGATTGGCTACTTCAGTCAGCACCACGTGGACCAGCTGGACTTAAACATCAGTGCTGTAGAGTTATTGGCCAAGAGGTTCCCAGGTGAGCATCCCACTTCCATGGGCATTGACTCTGGGTGCTTGGGGGTGCCAAGTGAGTCCTGCATTTGATGTCTTGCCTCCTGGGGCAAGTAGAGCTGGCAACTGGCATGTGGCACCTTCTGCCAAGCAAGGAGCAGCATTGATGCATTCGGGAGGCTTCCCCTGGATGCAGATAGGAGCTCCTGTCTAGAGAACCAGCCACCTCTTGCAGTGCTCTGGGGCCATCCTCTTCCCTTGCCTAATATTTCCCCACCTCACGGGAGCTGCAGGCTCTCTGATACCTGGCTTGCAAAGTTCAGGTAGTGTCACAGTGTGAGTGCTGCAGGGATGTCCaactctgcagacagcctgaaatgaGCCCTGGGAAGTGATTGttgtcattaggtttcagagttacgCATCAGCATTGCAGACTATTTagctgctgatcattttagcagcaAAAGCCTCAGTTGCTCTTCTCCCAGCTGCCAAAACTTCCAGCTTCTTCCTCTCTGATGTAGGATAATCCTTTTACCTTATATAAAAATATGCAACACTGAATTTAGGGCCATTGTCACTTGAATTTCATCTCAGCCAGTACCCTGGAGCCCCTGTCCTGATTGTGTCACTCAGGTTCATATTGAAGCCTCTGTGAATTTCCTCCATTCTGCTGCTgcatttccctcctcctgcacttGAGCACTGTAGATTCCGGGGGACTTGGTGCAGAACCTAGGTCCAGCTTGCTACTGAGGCCTTGTGTGACTCCTGGCTGACTGGAAGCTCTGAGTTAGTATCTTGGGGGCTAATGCGAACAGGCTCCGGCTGGGTTGTGACATTCTCCCTATGTGCTGTTTCAGGGAAGACAGAGGAGGAGTATCGTCACCAGCTCGGAAGCTACGGCGTCTCGGGGGAGCTGGCCGTCCGCCCTGTCGCCAGCCTGTCGGGAGGTCAGAAGAGCCGAGTGGCATTTGCGCAGATGACCATGCCCTGGTAACCCTCTCCCATATGTTGCTCCTGCTGCTTTTAGTGACACGGCTCTGTCCCTAGGtgtttgtttgggggaggaagcAGAGATGCAAAGAGTATTTTGCTGGTTCTGGCTGAGCAGGAGACCCAGTGCTTTCTAGGGAAGCATGGTCACCCTGAGGGAGCTATGCATGGACAGAGGCATGCAGCTTGCTCTTGTCATTACCTTTTTGGGCTCAGTCCACAGTCCTATTCTTGGGACACAGGGGTCCCTATAGCCCACACATGGGACTGGGCAGAGCAGAAACTTGGGGACCTGAGCCTTGACAAGAGACAGTGCTATGAAGAACCTCTCTATCACGTTTTGAGCGGAATGATCAATATGCTGGGCTCTCCTGTCCAATGTGAGTCCTTGCTCTCTAGCCCTGCTAACAGAGGGCCTGTTGTTCTTGACGGTAATGCCAGGCGGTGACTGCACTGCAGGGTCTGCATGGGCCTCTTCCAGTGGGATGCTGAGTTGCTGATTCTTTTCTCGTCTTCCAGTCCCAACTTCTATATCCTGGATGAGCCGACAAACCACCTGGACATGGAGACCATTGAGGCCCTGGCAAAAGCGCTGAATAAATTCCGGGTAAGGCTCTCCTGGGTCTgatgctccctgcagcctcttgtCTTGTGGTGCTGGAGCATCCCAGCCCGGTGGCAGCCACTAGAGTAGTTTAAAGTGGCCCCAAATTATCCTGGTCAATGGAGAACATGATGCATTTCCACCTTGACTCTGTGCTTCCTGTCCCTTGGCTTCTTTTAGACTTCCTTTGAAAAATATGGTTATTCTTCTTTTAGTGCCCAGGAAAGTGGCTGGCTCTTACCTGTCAGCCAAAgagcagccccttcccccagctctgtgAGGTATCTAGACCCACAGCATCCCCTCTTCTAGGTCAGggtatcccaccgctctgccagctcacttcacttcagcCTGGCCTCTAGCACATTTTACTGTTCCAGTCCTAGGCAAATATGCCACTTGTGCCATATTCTGTGGTGTCTTCATGGGGATGGGCCCATCACAATCTTTTGTTTCCAGTAATAGCTTGACAGGTTAACTCAAAATCTTCCTGCTTCAAAAGAGAAGCTACAGCTTGTTCAGGCAAAGCTGAGGGCAATGGCTGAGCCTTGCTGTGAGTTTGGGTGGCCAGTGGCAAACTCTAGCTGTAGGCCAAGGAGTGAAGTGAAAAGCCAGAGTCAAGCTCCTTCTCACTACACACACAATCCGTTCCCAGACTATGCATTTGCTCTCGAGCCTTGGCCCCAGATCTCCCAGGAGGAAAGGTGAGGGTCCCAGCCCattccccatttcccccccttgtCCCTCCTGCCTACTTGTACCATGGAAAGTAGGAGTTCCCAGTGGGCCCATTCTGCAATAAATGGAGTCCAGAGGTTCCAATATGCAGTGCAGCCTAGCTATTGGAATGATACAAAGTAGGAGGATATATCCAGTGGGGCCCACAGAGGTCACTCTTGGATCTGGAAACTAGTCAGTATTTTCAtttatgacttggataatggagtggaggacATGCTTATAACATTTGCCAGTgacaccaagctaggaggggttgtgAGCACtctagaggacaggattagaattcaaaatgaccttgacaactTGGAGAATTGAAATCAACAAGGCGAAATTTGAtttgaaatcaacaaggtgaAGTTCAGtaaagataaatgcaaaatacttcacttgttaagaaagaaaaaaattaaaattcacaactgtaaaatggggaataactggctaagcagTCATACTGCTGACAAGGATCAGGGGGTTATTAATCACAAATTgaaagtcaacaatgtgatgaagTTAGGAGAATGCTATTagcattctgggctgtattaacaggagtggcATATGTACGACACGGGAGGTAACTGTTCCACTTTACTCGGtgctggtgaggcttcagctgaaGTACCGTGTCCGGCTTCGGGCACCACTGTAGGAGAGAaatgggcaaattggagagagcgcAGAGGAGAGCGTCAAAACccataaaaggtttagaaaatctgacctatgaggaaaggttaaactgGGCCTGTTTAGTCTAGGGAAAAGAAGGCTGTGGGGAACCGACCAGTCTTTAGGTAGGTtcagggctgctataaagaggtTGGTAATCagttgttctccgtgtccactggCGGtcggacaagaagcagtgggcttaatctgcagcaagggagatttatgttagatagtaaaaaatactttctaactctaagggtagttaaactctggaatggGCTTTCCAGGGAGATTATGGAGGTTTTTGGGCAGGTTGGAAAACCCCTGTCAGGGGTGACCTCTGTTTACTTAGTCCTGTTTTAGTGCAGGGGTGGACTTGAtggcttcttgaggtcccttgtAGCCTTACATTTGTATGATGCTGTTTTGCGTGGCCAGACCTGTGGTCTGCATCTCCATGAGCTGAGGGGCCAAGAGCTACACTCAGGCCACCTCTGTGGTCTAAGCAGTGGGGTCAGCAGACTTAACAAGACATGTTACCCTTCCTCATAGTATTCAAATAGCGATTTAGAACTGGACTGTTTGCCGTTGTACCTTATTTTCCCCTCTGGTGTAAAGCACTTTCTCTTTGTACCTCAATCTCAGGGTGGTGTGATCCTAGTGTCCCACGACGAGTGCTTCATTCGCCTGCTGTGCAAGGAGCTGTGGGTGTGTGAGAACGCTACCGTGACGCGCATCGAGGGTGGTTTCGATGAGTACAGGGACATCCTGCAGGAGCAGTTCCGGAAGGAGGGCTTTCTATAAAGGAGGCGGCCAAACTGTGTGTGAGCTGGCTGGAGTGGGGAAGTGCAGCGGCCTCAATCTCCATCTGAAAGGTGCCCAGCGGAGCAGCAGGGACACCACTTGCACCCCATGGACTGTCAGCTGTGCCATCTGCATTACCCTCCCCCCAGAACTGCAAAAGTGTTTGGGGTATAGGATGGGCCCTCTCTCCTGCCTCTGGAGCTACACCAGGCCTCTGCTGGGCAGGGGTGAATGGACAGTAaagtgatggggggaggaggagtctaAAGCTGCAGTGCGAGGGGAGGAGTGCAGAGTGGGTAGTTTCTGCTCTGAGCAcatcctctcctctgccccctgcccagtgcTGCCTAGCTCAGCCAGCCTCTGCGGTAGTGGAGGATTGGTGATCCGAGTGCGCAGGGAACACTGGGCTTGAGTGCTGCTACCTGTTGCACCTTGAGCTGCTTCTCTGCTCTGCTGAGAAGAGGGATAGAGTTTAGACCCCCCCCAATTTTAACTTAAACCATGTGAGGTGGTGGGAAAGGCCTCTCAACCCCTctgcagggaggagctgctgccTCCTGGCTTTTCAGTCATTTTTACCTGCCAAACACTAGTCAAACCCTCTTAGGAACATACTTCTTTCTTCCTGGCCTGACCCTATGCTACTCTCCCCGTCCTGCTAAGGAGTGGGGAAGCTTATGCTGCTGCTGAAAGGGCCCTGCTTCTTGCTAAGGTCCCTTGGAATCCTTGACagggtttgcttttgttttccctAAGCTGCAGTCAGTAAGAGTCAAGGGCTTGTGCTGTTTGAATCACAGTGGCCCACTACTCTGCCAGACAGGGACAAAATCTTGCCTGCACACAAGCTTCTACCAACTTAACTGCTGCACAAACCCCTGCACCCTTCTCCCAGCTAAAGGCCTCTCCATCAGGACTAGGCTAGGTCCGTCCCAGCTGTCACtctgtttcatttctttttaaatgatcaaATACTGTACATTGCAAGGTAAGTTATTGAGCACTGAGTGAAACTCTCTGTTCCTCAGCCCAGAGGTTGCAGTGTAAATAAAAACAGAACCTAATGGCCTTGGGATTCTTATTTCGCTAGTGGATTCCACTTCCTGGTTTCCAGTCTGTTTCTTTACCGTCCTTTCTACTGATAGTGAATTTGGGCAAGAGGGGCTGGTTACACTTCCTGCACAATCTCTGCCTCCAGTCAGCAAATGTGCTATGAAAGGGGAGTTTGATTATTCAGTTCTTGCTAAAGCACTGAATGAGGGGGAGGAAAAGATCCAGCCCTCCCTCTGCTGAGCAAAGCACATAGTGCTAGGAGCCTCTGCAGAAGCATATCATGAGCAAAGAATTATTTGGCTACTACTATTAGAATGGTGGGCTGTTACAAACCGGCTCAGGAATGGGTGGTGGGGTGATGCTGAAGCTTCTGTGTGACTAGATGAACTAGTTggggaaaactttttttaaagttaccatcTGCGAGGAGTCTCATTGCTTGGCCTCTGCTCCCTAGCATGAGGCAGGCACAACTCACTCCGCAAGCTCTGAAAGCTTTTATGGCAATGGTaacctttcccccacccctctgtgcTGGCAGTCATTATCACCCTTGGAACAGGACTGCTGCCCATGGAACCCTCCATCAGTTCCTCCTAGACCACAGTTAGCTAAGGAGCTGTGGCTCTTCTTCCAGAACATGCCAAAGCAGGGGTTGGGTATCCTTTGTCAGGTCCCTGCATTCCAATCGGGTCCAGGTTGCTCCTGAAATTGTTCTTGGCACACTTGCTTTGACATTCCAGTGTTTTTCTTATGGCAAGAATATGTGGCAGCTTCAAACTGTCCTTGCAGCAACATCAGTAGCAAATGTGTGGTCTACGTCTGCCAGGATGGTGGTCATACAGTGAAGCGATGTAGCCCTGGGGAAACCTATCAGGCTGACAAAAGGCCTGCTTGGACCACTAGGGCTGAGAAGCACAGTGTGCTGCCCCCACAAAGCCTGGTGCTCTGCTGAGTGTCAACAGCACTTGCAGCCTCAGTGCTGCAGAAGAGGCTAAGAAAGGaagcagcaggagggaggggagccatTCTCTCCCCTACGGTCAAGGGGTTTTGATAGCAGCCTGACAGCTCCCACATGCCTTCTTCATGTGCTTGACACGGATGGGGATGGATCTAGTGCTAGTAAACATGCTATGAAGTCTTCAGTCTCAACTAGGACACATCTTGCCCTTCACAGGTGAGTGCAGACTCCTGTGCAGTTTGAGCTTTCTCTGCCTTAGTCCTCAAAATAAGGACTTCACTAGCAGTCCACACTTGTACCTGGCACCTTCTCCAGCAAGCAGTCACCCTGCTACTGGATTGCCTTAACAGCTCTAGCTGTTTATGTGGTTGGCCTTGGACTTACAGTCCTATGTGTTGCAGCTGTGCTTTCCCTTTTTCTTTAGGGACATCAGATCTGCTGGAGCGAGAACTCCTCATGGTTGGGATCTTTTTTATCCTAGAAGGGTGGGGGAATCACTTAATAGTCTCttaattttaacatttgtttactttttgcagcTAGTTTTTAATTGCTTGATTAACAGTCTGGAATTTTTGTCTCCTGTGCTGTTGCAATGGTACATTTGCAGTGGCTGCCTTGGGCACCACCTTCCATGCTGTGGTGTGGTAAAGACAGGAGccacctgattttaaaaaaaaaatgaactcccttaaaaacaccaccacaatgCTGCATCTAGCCCTGTGGTGGGCTCTATAACCATTGAATGACTCTACCCCCAGCCTTCTATACACTTATTCCTGCCACACATGGCCCACTTAAGTTCTGTCCTGTATGT
This DNA window, taken from Caretta caretta isolate rCarCar2 chromosome 9, rCarCar1.hap1, whole genome shotgun sequence, encodes the following:
- the ABCF3 gene encoding ATP-binding cassette sub-family F member 3 isoform X1; protein product: MASCAEILRSEFPELDGEVFAYVTGVLHSGSADFESVDDLFEAVGELLQEVSRDSKDDEDIREICQRMYNTLHLDEENSRGRRQVLLDAPIQLSKITDNYDSGLDLLPKLLLKRDQNSMVNAKKLEKAEAKLKAKQNKRTERDSLNPTGILVLEEASASQASSKKETRMESSGKNKSYDVRIENFDVSFGERVLLTGADLNLAFGRRYGLVGRNGLGKTTLLKMMASRSLRIPSHISILHVEQEVAGDETPALQSVLECDTTRESLLQEERELTARINAGKGQGTEGDRLSEIYAKLEEIEADKAPARASVILAGLGFSAKMQQQTTKEFSGGWRMRLALARALFARPDLLLLDEPTNMLDVRAILWLENYLQTWQSTILVVSHDRNFLNAVATDIIHLHSQRLEPYRGNFENFMKIKEERLKNQQREYEAQQQYREHIQVFIDRFRYNANRASQVQSKLKLLEKLPELKPVDKESEVIMKFPDGFEKFSPPILQLDEVDFSYNPSHCIFRGLSVSADLESRICVVGENGAGKSTMLKILMGDLAPVRGIRHAHRNLKIGYFSQHHVDQLDLNISAVELLAKRFPGKTEEEYRHQLGSYGVSGELAVRPVASLSGGQKSRVAFAQMTMPCPNFYILDEPTNHLDMETIEALAKALNKFRGGVILVSHDECFIRLLCKELWVCENATVTRIEGGFDEYRDILQEQFRKEGFL
- the ABCF3 gene encoding ATP-binding cassette sub-family F member 3 isoform X2 — protein: MYNTLHLDEENSRGRRQVLLDAPIQLSKITDNYDSGLDLLPKLLLKRDQNSMVNAKKLEKAEAKLKAKQNKRTERDSLNPTGILVLEEASASQASSKKETRMESSGKNKSYDVRIENFDVSFGERVLLTGADLNLAFGRRYGLVGRNGLGKTTLLKMMASRSLRIPSHISILHVEQEVAGDETPALQSVLECDTTRESLLQEERELTARINAGKGQGTEGDRLSEIYAKLEEIEADKAPARASVILAGLGFSAKMQQQTTKEFSGGWRMRLALARALFARPDLLLLDEPTNMLDVRAILWLENYLQTWQSTILVVSHDRNFLNAVATDIIHLHSQRLEPYRGNFENFMKIKEERLKNQQREYEAQQQYREHIQVFIDRFRYNANRASQVQSKLKLLEKLPELKPVDKESEVIMKFPDGFEKFSPPILQLDEVDFSYNPSHCIFRGLSVSADLESRICVVGENGAGKSTMLKILMGDLAPVRGIRHAHRNLKIGYFSQHHVDQLDLNISAVELLAKRFPGKTEEEYRHQLGSYGVSGELAVRPVASLSGGQKSRVAFAQMTMPCPNFYILDEPTNHLDMETIEALAKALNKFRGGVILVSHDECFIRLLCKELWVCENATVTRIEGGFDEYRDILQEQFRKEGFL